One genomic segment of Besnoitia besnoiti strain Bb-Ger1 chromosome VII, whole genome shotgun sequence includes these proteins:
- a CDS encoding rhoptry protein ROP5 (encoded by transcript BESB_077460), whose translation MRHRLPGHVDRLRTWFTPFFASPTFRDDAEPGKHIIAGLISEMASGLANLVTVPSIDGDSETENRIQEAVRRSLRLSPLDAGQEIAVTSENTGGTRVFQVGGLVAQGTDGVAFQVTDLETNSHRVLKGFVMRAPETERQITERIIRLGRVLQKSWRRMSADDALTKLRFLAPQDFVRFAEADDPFLVVGIVPNAFFVYPHPATSLDRVLLVMREDERVRTSAGARLLLLSATTQVIRLAACYHTLGLVHGHLHPGSFFVSEDGRLLLGSSRDVYQQGGTYDTVRHRSMLAAPEFTSHRFTYTYGYDSWQLGVILYYLWCGQYPHGLGQSSSVPHADSSTELSFSSRDCLFAPVPSPVQNLIQAFLQRSRWRRVLARKAFSSEDYKRVVAATLELVGELESDPGSQ comes from the coding sequence ATGAGACACAGATTACCGGGACACGTGGACAGGCTCCGGACATGGTTCACCCCTTTCTTTGCCAGCCCAACATTCCGTGACGATGCTGAGCCCGGGAAGCACATCATCGCAGGCCTCATTAGTGAAATGGCCAGTGGGCTTGCCAACCTGGTTACAGTTCCCTCTATCGACGGCGACTCTGAAACGGAAAACCGAATTCAGGAAGCCGTCCGCAGGTCGCTGCGCTTGTCACCCTTAGACGCAGGCCAAGAAATCGCCGTTACCTCTGAGAACACAGGGGGCACAAGGGTATTCCAAGTAGGTGGCCTTGTGGCGCAGGGCACAGATGGCGTCGCGTTTCAAGTGACCGATCTGGAAACGAACTCCCACCGTGTTCTCAAGGGCTTCGTCATGAGAGCTCCTGAGACAGAGCGCCAGATTACAGAAAGAATTATTAGGCTTGGACGTGTTCTACAGAAGTCGTGGAGGCGCATGAGTGCTGACGACGCGTTAACGAAATTGCGGTTCCTGGCCCCTCAGGATTTCGTTCGTTTCGCGGAAGCGGACGACCCGTTTCTGGTGGTGGGAATCGTGCCAAACGCGTTCTTCGTTTACCCGCATCCAGCCACCAGCCTAGACAGGGTTCTTCTGGTCATGCGCGAGGACGAGCGCGTGCGTACCAGCGCCGGGGCTCGCCTGTTACTGCTGAGCGCAACGACTCAAGTTATAAGACTGGCCGCCTGTTACCACACACTAGGGCTGGTCCACGGTCACCTCCACCCAGGATCTTTTTTCGTGTCGGAAGATGGTCGGCTTCTGCTTGGTTCTTCTAGAGACGTGTACCAGCAAGGTGGGACATATGATACAGTGCGGCACCGGTCTATGCTTGCAGCTCCCGAATTCACTTCACACAGGTTCACATATACCTATGGCTATGATTCGTGGCAGCTTGGAGTCATCCTCTACTATCTTTGGTGCGGCCAGTATCCGCATGGTCTTGGTCAAAGCTCTTCAGTGCCTCATGCTGACTCTAGCACGGAGCTTTCCTTTTCGTCGAGGGATTGTCTTTTTGCTCCGGTGCCATCGCCAGTCCAAAATCTCATCCAGGCATTTTTGCAACGGTCTCGGTGGCGTCGAGTGCTTGCACGCAAGGCCTTTTCGAGCGAGGACTACAAACGGGTCGTGGCCGCTACTCTGGAACTTGTGGGCGAGCTTGAGAGCGATCCAGGCAGCCAGTGA
- a CDS encoding glycyl-tRNA synthetase (encoded by transcript BESB_077470) — protein MATQNGSVTLDEAATEQLAEQLRELRVKVTQNAEKVRLLKQANAPAAEIAASVDTLGQLRAQVTALEKQFESTRPLYYQLRSQCENLLKRRFFVVPSYEIYGGVGGLYDFGPPGCALKAAVEQLWRQHFVLAEDMLEVSGPCLTPHIVLKTSGHVDRFTDLMVKDTVTSDCLRADKYLEEKIDERLNAKEGISPEEAERLALLRRQADALSAEAMKAALEELNVKSPAGNPLSDPFPFNLMFGLKIGPKDEGGAGENQLQDARAKGAAAAAARSAEGRGYLRPETAQGIFVNFRRLLEFNGGRMPFAAAQLGLGFRNEIAPRNGLLRVREFQMGEIEHFVHPDHKDHPKFHLVKDLKLPLFSREKQLSDGKVLRDMTVGEAVAKKIIDNETLGYFLARTFVFLTRCGIAESGLRFRQHLTSEMAHYAKDCWDAEVECSFGWIEVAGHADRSAFDLSNHSKVSKVDLVAFHKFDSPKIVDYVKYTPNKGLCGKTFKERQQALHEAIEEKSDSDKLAIEAALAADGKYALTLCTGETFELTRDMMKFEKTTKKVSEEAFVPAVIEPSFGIGRILHCIMEHAFRSRGIVDQEERCYMAFPAIIAPTKCVILPISSNPSFSELLQKVRDACVSRGISAKIDASTASIGKRYARNDEVGTPFAITIDFDSLKDESVTVRERDSMEQIRVSLAKAVDLVGRMSLGTLDWQTVKQTHALVDVKEA, from the exons ATGGCGACCCAAAACGGCAGCGTCACTCTGGACGAGGCTGCAACTGAGCAGCTCGCTGAGCAGCTTCGCGAGCTCAGAGTGAAGGTGACTCAAAATGCGGAGAAAGTGCGGCTGCTGAAGCAAGCCaacgcgcctgcagctgagaTCGCCGCCAGCGTGGACACCTTGGGGCAACTCCGCGCGCAAGTCACCGCGCTGGAGAAGCAGTTCGAAAGCACGCGCCCTCTCTACTACCAGCTTCGCTCGCAGTGCGAAAATCTGCTCAagcgccgcttcttcgtcgtccctTCCTACGAAATCTACGGAGGAGTCGGGGGTCTGTACGACTTCGGGCCGCCAG GATGTGCCCTGAAGGCCGCTGTTGAGCAACTCTGGCGCCAGCACTTCGTGCTGGCTGAAGACATGCTTGAGGTGTCGGGCCCCTGCCTCACACCCCACATCGTTCTTAAAACCTCAG GGCACGTGGATCGCTTCACCGATCTGATGGTGAAGGACACAGTGACGAGTGACTGCCTCCGCGCAGACAAGTACCTCGAGGAGAAGATCGATGAGCGCCTGAATGCGAAGGAAGGCATCTCGCCCGAGGAGgctgagcgcctcgcgctgctgcggcgccaaGCGGACGCGctctcggcggaggcgatgaaggccgcgctggaggagtTGAACGTGAAGTCGCCTGCAGGCAACCCGCTGTCCGACCCCTTCCCGTTCAACCTCATGTTTGGCCTCAAGATTGGCCCTAAGGACgagggcggggcgggcgaAAATCAGCTGCAGgacgcgcgggcgaagggcgcggcggcggcggcggcgcggtcggcggAGGGTCGGGGGTACCTCCGCCCCGAGACGGCTCAGGGCATTTTCGTCAACTTCCGGCGCCTGCTCGAGTTCAACGGCGGGCGCATgccgttcgcggcggcgcagctgggGCTGGGTTTCCGCAACGAGATCGCGCCGCGCAacggcctgctgcgcgtccgcgagtTCCAAATGGGCGAGATCGAGCACTTTGTGCATCCGGACCACAAAGATCACCCCAAGTTTCACTTAGTCAAGGACCTGAAGCTgccgctcttctcgcgcgagaagcagctgagCGACGGGAAGGTGCTTCGCGACATGACGGTCGGCGAGGCGGTTGCGAAGAAGATCATCGACAACGAGACGCTCGGCTACTTTCTGGCGCGGACGTTCGTCTTTTTGACGCGCTGCGGCATCGCTGAGTCGGGGCTCCGCTTCCGCCAGCACCTGACCTCCGAGATGGCGCACTACGCCAAGGACTGCTGGGACGCTGAAGTCGAGTGCAGCTTCGGCTGGATTGAAGTCGCGGGGCACGCCGACCGGTCTGCCTTTGACTTGTCCAATCACTCCAAGGTGAGCAAAGTCGACCTGGTCGCCTTCCACAAGTTCGATTCGCCCAAGATCGTCGACTACGTCAAATACACCCCCAACAAAGGCCTCTGCGGCAAGACCTTCAAGGAacgccagcaggcgctcCACGAGGCGAtcgaggagaagagcgacAGCGACAAGCTCGCGATCGAggcagcgctcgcggctgaCGGGAAGTATGCGCTCACGCTGTGCACCGGCGAGACCTTCGAGTTGACGCGCGACATGATGAAGTTCGAGAAGACGACCAAGAAGGTCAGCGAAGAGGCCTTCGTGCCGGCGGTCATCGAGCCTTCTTTCGGTATCGGCCGCATCCTACACTGCATCATGGAGCACGCCTTCCGCTCCCGCGGCATCGTCGACCAGGAGGAGCGCTGCTACATGGCCTTCCCCGCCATCATCGCCCCGACCAAGTGCGTCATTCTTCCCATCAGCAGCAACCCGAGCTTCTCGGAGCTGCTCCAGAAGGTGCGCgacgcgtgcgtctcgcgcggcatTTCCGCAAAGATcgacgcctccacagccAGCATCGGCAAGCGCTACGCCCGCAACGATGAAGTCGGCACGCCGTTCGCCATCACCATCGACTTTGACTCGCTCAAAGACGAGTCCGTGACCGTTCGCGAACGCGACTCGATGGAGCAAatccgcgtctcgctcgcgaaAGCCGTTGACCTCGTCGGCAGAATGAGCCTCGGCACCCTCGACTGGCAAACTGTCAAGCAGACGCATGCTCTGGTCGACGTCAAGGAGGCCTAA